Proteins co-encoded in one Coriobacterium glomerans PW2 genomic window:
- a CDS encoding class II aldolase/adducin family protein, producing MEQQRTQIVKFGRKMSASGLCVGTSGNISVFDPRTGYLCISPSGLGYFETEPEDIVVMDLAGNVIEGERKPSSEHGLHTIVYLNRPDARAVVHTHSPFATTLASMHETLKPAHYAMMGAAVYEIPLVEYETFGSAELASAVEMALRATPATRALLLANHGDVCLHESLSKAFALAENIEFTSRVQWQCACAGRPVYLTRDQFARALERSRTYGQVPNGR from the coding sequence ATGGAACAGCAGCGTACACAGATCGTGAAGTTCGGCAGAAAGATGAGTGCGAGCGGTCTGTGCGTGGGCACGAGTGGCAACATTTCGGTCTTCGACCCGCGGACCGGATATCTGTGCATAAGCCCGTCGGGGCTGGGCTACTTCGAGACCGAGCCGGAGGATATCGTGGTTATGGATCTTGCCGGTAATGTGATAGAGGGCGAACGAAAGCCCTCGTCTGAGCACGGACTCCATACCATCGTCTATCTGAATCGTCCCGACGCCCGCGCGGTCGTGCACACCCACTCGCCGTTCGCCACCACGCTGGCCTCGATGCATGAGACGCTCAAGCCGGCGCACTACGCCATGATGGGAGCCGCTGTCTATGAGATCCCACTCGTGGAGTATGAGACATTCGGGTCAGCGGAACTCGCCTCCGCTGTCGAGATGGCGCTGCGTGCGACTCCGGCGACTCGAGCGCTGCTGCTCGCCAATCATGGAGACGTCTGTCTTCATGAGAGTCTGTCAAAGGCGTTCGCCTTGGCTGAGAACATCGAGTTCACCTCGCGCGTCCAATGGCAGTGCGCGTGTGCGGGTCGTCCAGTTTATCTCACGCGTGACCAGTTCGCACGCGCGCTCGAGCGGTCTAGGACCTATGGTCAGGTGCCAAATGGCCGATAG
- a CDS encoding helix-turn-helix domain-containing protein: MRRVLNKRLRPNRRGLVRALTSHGLGAQPNIVPTKFSLTFTETLRALMDAKGLRQVDLQSELISKAYLSKLLRGNIKEPTWRRACAMIDALGISLDEFRALQLQGGLPR, from the coding sequence ATGAGAAGAGTACTCAACAAACGTCTTCGTCCAAATCGGAGGGGCTTGGTGCGCGCGCTTACCTCGCACGGTCTCGGCGCGCAACCCAACATCGTTCCAACCAAATTCAGCCTGACGTTCACCGAGACTCTGAGAGCTCTCATGGACGCGAAGGGTCTCAGGCAGGTCGACCTTCAATCCGAATTGATAAGCAAGGCATATCTGTCAAAGCTGCTTCGCGGCAATATCAAAGAGCCGACATGGAGGCGAGCCTGCGCGATGATCGACGCGCTCGGGATCTCGCTTGACGAGTTCAGAGCGCTCCAGCTGCAGGGAGGGCTTCCTCGGTAA
- a CDS encoding iron-containing alcohol dehydrogenase, with translation MRICKLGADRIYCGEGAIAALADLPGLLRRAYIVMSGDTQVKLGQLDRLTEVLDQAGWTWRVNIEVEPEPCWKSVQRGVQEMRAFEPDWVIGFGGGSAMDAAKAMWVFYENPSFVSLEDAMPPAKLALRQRARMCCIATTAGTGSECTRAALIKDPVSRRKYSVREYTGRLIPDVAILDPEFSLTMPRAGTVACGMDALTHCIEAYVARSADAFSDAQAIGGWITGYRALQTCAVEPSNLTARQDMLIASCLGGIAFTNGGLGICHGVAHTFGAAYNVAHGLANAVALPYSIAFNRARSEKAAARYGELARLVGATDLEQVVLDMQARLDVPPTMRAVLGGGEDAFEADFDQLTDAVMEDVCTPSNPVRITREDARFLLEQVFYGGKEG, from the coding sequence ATGAGAATCTGCAAGCTCGGTGCGGACAGGATATACTGCGGCGAGGGCGCGATCGCGGCGCTCGCCGACCTGCCCGGTCTGCTGCGGCGAGCCTATATCGTCATGAGCGGGGACACACAGGTCAAGCTCGGTCAACTCGATCGCTTGACCGAGGTGCTCGATCAAGCGGGCTGGACCTGGCGGGTCAACATCGAAGTCGAGCCGGAGCCCTGCTGGAAGTCGGTGCAGCGCGGTGTCCAGGAGATGCGCGCGTTCGAGCCCGACTGGGTGATCGGCTTCGGTGGGGGATCAGCCATGGACGCGGCGAAAGCGATGTGGGTGTTCTACGAGAACCCGAGCTTCGTTTCGCTTGAGGACGCCATGCCGCCCGCGAAGCTCGCACTGCGGCAGCGGGCGCGGATGTGCTGCATCGCCACGACCGCGGGCACCGGATCCGAGTGCACGCGAGCCGCCCTTATCAAAGACCCGGTCTCGCGGCGGAAGTACTCGGTGCGCGAATACACCGGACGCTTGATCCCCGATGTCGCGATACTCGATCCCGAGTTCTCGCTCACCATGCCGCGCGCCGGCACAGTGGCTTGCGGCATGGATGCGCTCACGCACTGCATCGAGGCCTATGTGGCGAGATCGGCGGACGCCTTTTCGGACGCGCAGGCGATCGGCGGATGGATCACGGGCTATCGTGCGCTGCAGACGTGCGCCGTGGAGCCGTCGAACCTGACCGCTCGCCAGGACATGCTCATCGCGAGCTGCCTGGGCGGTATAGCTTTCACCAACGGCGGGCTCGGAATCTGTCACGGTGTCGCGCACACCTTCGGCGCCGCCTACAATGTGGCGCACGGCCTTGCCAATGCCGTCGCGCTGCCCTACAGCATAGCGTTCAACCGTGCGCGCAGCGAGAAGGCCGCTGCGCGGTACGGAGAGCTCGCGCGTTTGGTCGGAGCGACTGATCTGGAACAGGTTGTGCTCGACATGCAGGCGCGGCTCGATGTGCCGCCGACGATGCGTGCGGTGCTCGGTGGCGGTGAGGATGCATTCGAGGCTGACTTCGATCAGCTTACCGATGCCGTCATGGAAGACGTGTGCACGCCCTCGAATCCCGTGAGGATCACTCGAGAGGATGCACGCTTCCTGCTCGAGCAAGTGTTTTACGGTGGAAAGGAGGGGTGA
- a CDS encoding PTS sugar transporter subunit IIA: MTSLLHTDLIILDAEVASAEEAIRLMGDRLEKLGFVTEGYADMVCDREKTYPTGLPGASWAIALPHTDPTLVIRPAVGVIVPREPVEFKMMGAPDTTLDVRLIMPLVIKDANSQLSLLKTMMGVIADAQLLERIRRSRDPREIIELLRPIECDEPGRMSGGTPRPKIR, encoded by the coding sequence ATGACATCGTTGCTGCATACCGACCTAATCATTCTTGATGCCGAGGTGGCGAGTGCCGAGGAGGCGATCCGTCTTATGGGAGACAGACTTGAGAAGCTCGGATTCGTGACTGAGGGCTACGCCGATATGGTATGCGATCGCGAAAAAACCTATCCCACCGGTCTGCCAGGTGCTTCATGGGCGATCGCGCTCCCGCACACCGACCCGACCCTTGTCATCCGACCTGCCGTCGGCGTCATCGTGCCGCGCGAGCCCGTCGAATTCAAGATGATGGGCGCGCCCGACACAACGCTCGATGTCCGCCTCATCATGCCGCTTGTCATCAAAGATGCAAACAGCCAGCTCAGCTTGCTCAAGACGATGATGGGTGTCATCGCGGACGCGCAGCTGCTCGAGCGCATCCGAAGATCTCGCGATCCGCGCGAGATCATCGAATTGCTGCGCCCGATAGAGTGCGACGAGCCCGGTCGAATGTCAGGCGGAACGCCGCGTCCCAAGATCAGATAA
- a CDS encoding PTS galactitol transporter subunit IIC codes for MDGFFTLLKEIFDTFGNYITVPVIIYVICRIFRTPAKRAFQSAVLVGVGLMGMSFVTNAFGGVLTPLIQRMVDASGISKPALDIGWQAVAAVSYSTDLGMMFIGVGLIFQVVVWLLKITDIFMPSDLWNNYSISVWGSFLFLLCGNMLLAFALMLFVNLVTLLIAESVQKRWSTYFNYPGCCMTAPHHMGDAPLYLVLNIILSKLGFDRIKADPASIKKRIGVMGEPMYIGLAIGLLLGIVGNIDRIATLAGWGNVAQVAVMCAAVMAIFPRIAGMFAAGFGALTEFSHKTLAKSRYGQGRQFIVAVNDALGYGEAATLTTGLLIIPFGILIAFLLPGNLVIPLMVLPSLPYMVEIPVALSNGNVVKSLVMGIIVFIAKLLMASYWASAFTQVAAQAGFDPAVQAVAAGTFVIGFIMSNCTAGLITMAFLTQNPLIIALVVAVYIILYIVFRKNRTRFQDYLERLATGARPAHEAADGIAPSEKHAIV; via the coding sequence ATGGATGGATTCTTCACCCTGTTGAAGGAGATTTTTGACACCTTCGGCAACTACATCACCGTGCCCGTCATCATCTACGTGATCTGCCGCATCTTCCGCACTCCGGCGAAGCGGGCGTTTCAGTCCGCGGTGCTAGTGGGCGTCGGCCTCATGGGCATGTCATTTGTGACCAACGCGTTCGGAGGCGTGCTGACGCCGCTCATTCAGCGCATGGTTGACGCGTCGGGCATCTCCAAGCCCGCTCTCGACATCGGCTGGCAGGCCGTTGCGGCGGTGAGTTATTCAACGGACCTCGGCATGATGTTCATCGGTGTGGGTCTGATCTTTCAGGTCGTCGTGTGGCTGCTCAAGATCACCGATATCTTCATGCCTTCTGATTTGTGGAACAACTACTCGATCTCTGTTTGGGGCTCGTTTCTGTTTCTGCTTTGCGGCAACATGTTGCTGGCGTTCGCGCTCATGCTGTTTGTTAACTTGGTGACTCTGCTTATCGCGGAGTCGGTGCAGAAGCGCTGGTCGACCTATTTCAATTATCCGGGTTGCTGCATGACCGCACCGCATCACATGGGGGATGCGCCCCTCTATCTTGTACTGAACATCATACTGTCCAAGCTGGGATTCGATCGCATCAAAGCCGACCCGGCCTCCATCAAAAAGCGGATCGGCGTCATGGGCGAGCCCATGTACATCGGTCTGGCGATCGGGCTGCTGCTAGGCATCGTGGGCAATATAGATCGGATCGCCACCCTCGCCGGATGGGGCAACGTCGCTCAGGTTGCCGTGATGTGCGCGGCCGTCATGGCGATCTTCCCGCGCATCGCCGGCATGTTCGCAGCCGGGTTCGGGGCGCTCACCGAGTTCTCTCATAAGACGCTCGCCAAGTCCAGATACGGCCAGGGCCGGCAGTTCATCGTCGCCGTGAACGATGCACTGGGCTACGGAGAGGCGGCGACGCTCACCACCGGCCTGCTGATCATACCGTTCGGGATCCTGATCGCGTTTCTGCTGCCGGGAAATCTCGTCATCCCCCTCATGGTGCTGCCCTCGCTGCCCTATATGGTCGAGATCCCGGTGGCTCTGTCCAACGGCAACGTGGTGAAGTCACTCGTAATGGGAATCATCGTCTTCATCGCGAAGCTGCTGATGGCGTCCTATTGGGCGAGCGCGTTCACTCAGGTCGCCGCCCAAGCAGGTTTCGATCCGGCCGTGCAGGCCGTCGCCGCCGGTACGTTCGTCATCGGTTTCATCATGTCCAACTGCACGGCGGGTCTGATCACGATGGCGTTTCTCACGCAGAATCCGCTGATCATCGCGTTAGTCGTTGCAGTCTACATCATTCTGTACATCGTATTCAGAAAGAACCGCACGCGCTTTCAGGATTATCTGGAGCGCTTGGCGACAGGTGCGCGGCCCGCGCACGAGGCTGCCGATGGCATTGCGCCATCCGAGAAACACGCCATCGTTTGA
- a CDS encoding Mrp/NBP35 family ATP-binding protein, translated as MDCEHAEKSGGQRAPMRFEQNSLSEVKRVIAVLSGKGGVGKSFVTGALAIEMARQGLSIGILDADVTGPSIPKMLGMSGRRASGLGRLLLPEISTGGIKVISSNLLLDSETDPVLWRGPVIAGAIRQFWSDTSWGPLDCLLVDMPPGTGDVALTVFQSLPVDGIVIVTSPQDIVSMIVAKAVRMAEKMDVPILGVVENMSYVSCPRCGERIELFGASTLGKIKERYGLCELGRLPVEPSLAAAIDAGTIEEALPADMLADAVAAIEAVSPREADETDSAAKSSGPDSRVDGDGATRAEPDAPRASDIS; from the coding sequence ATGGATTGCGAGCACGCTGAGAAGTCGGGCGGCCAGCGGGCCCCCATGAGATTCGAGCAGAACTCCCTGTCGGAGGTCAAACGGGTGATCGCGGTGCTCTCGGGCAAGGGCGGCGTGGGCAAATCCTTCGTCACCGGAGCGCTCGCCATCGAGATGGCGCGACAGGGCCTTTCCATCGGGATCCTGGACGCCGACGTCACCGGGCCGTCGATTCCCAAGATGCTCGGAATGAGCGGGAGGCGCGCATCGGGTCTGGGCAGACTGCTGCTCCCCGAGATATCGACTGGGGGCATCAAGGTGATCTCATCGAATCTGCTTCTCGACAGCGAGACTGACCCGGTGCTGTGGCGCGGGCCGGTCATCGCCGGGGCGATCAGGCAATTCTGGAGCGACACCTCATGGGGACCGCTGGACTGCCTGCTCGTTGATATGCCGCCCGGCACCGGTGACGTCGCGCTCACCGTATTCCAATCGCTTCCGGTGGACGGCATCGTCATCGTGACGAGCCCGCAGGACATCGTATCGATGATCGTCGCCAAGGCGGTGAGGATGGCAGAGAAGATGGACGTGCCTATTCTGGGCGTCGTCGAGAACATGAGCTACGTCAGCTGCCCGCGGTGCGGCGAGCGCATCGAGCTGTTCGGCGCGAGCACGCTTGGCAAGATAAAGGAGCGCTACGGTCTCTGCGAGCTGGGGCGGCTGCCCGTTGAGCCCTCGTTGGCCGCCGCGATCGATGCCGGAACGATCGAGGAGGCGCTGCCGGCGGACATGCTCGCGGATGCGGTGGCCGCTATCGAGGCGGTTTCGCCACGGGAGGCAGATGAGACCGATTCGGCGGCGAAGTCCTCGGGGCCGGACTCGCGTGTGGATGGCGATGGGGCCACGCGCGCGGAGCCGGACGCTCCACGCGCGTCGGACATATCGTGA
- a CDS encoding PTS sugar transporter subunit IIB → MAHNERIPMRPIRILCVCGSGTATSAMLSAKLRDVLDELGYAAETDETNPPGVAIASTIHPWDLIAYTSPVEDTCGIPAFNATGFLVGIGEEEFLGQLKRLIKGLDLTD, encoded by the coding sequence ATGGCACACAACGAAAGGATACCTATGCGACCGATACGAATCCTGTGCGTCTGCGGTTCGGGAACCGCGACGTCCGCTATGTTGTCCGCTAAGCTGCGCGACGTGCTCGACGAGCTCGGCTACGCTGCGGAGACCGATGAGACCAACCCGCCCGGGGTCGCCATCGCTTCGACTATCCATCCTTGGGATCTCATAGCATATACGAGTCCTGTCGAGGACACCTGTGGGATCCCGGCGTTCAATGCGACGGGTTTTTTGGTAGGAATCGGCGAGGAGGAATTTCTCGGCCAGCTCAAACGTTTGATCAAAGGTCTTGATCTCACCGACTGA
- a CDS encoding 2-hydroxyacid dehydrogenase — MKIIVIGDIVVPCELLAEAARSLDANAQIVAVEWVCSSRQEFQRRAQHLERSGPDAEQVPHAVFEAIADADVLLTHFCPVPADLIAAGTRLRLIGTCRGGMEHIDVAAATSQDIPVIHCIRNAEATSDFAIGLMLCETRNIARGHAALKAGEWRKDYVNSGYTTSLSEMTLGLVGLGHIGSLVARKAVGLGMRRVIACDPYLDQARLDAQGLDVKLLSERELFAGADIVSLHLRLTPETDGCIGAQQIGLMKSTAYLVNTSRAGVLDKAALIAALVEHRIGGCALDVFWDEPLAPDDPILALDNVTVTPHNAGNVVDALPKSPILLAKKIQQYWQTGTSDMVVNLEQIGSKRTD, encoded by the coding sequence ATGAAAATCATCGTTATCGGAGATATCGTCGTTCCCTGCGAGCTGCTTGCCGAGGCCGCCAGATCACTCGATGCGAACGCCCAGATCGTCGCCGTGGAATGGGTTTGCTCCTCGCGTCAGGAGTTTCAGCGTCGTGCGCAGCATCTCGAGCGAAGCGGTCCGGACGCCGAGCAGGTGCCACACGCCGTTTTTGAAGCCATCGCCGACGCGGACGTGCTGCTCACGCACTTCTGTCCGGTGCCCGCGGATCTTATAGCAGCCGGAACCAGGCTCAGATTGATTGGAACCTGCCGGGGCGGCATGGAGCACATCGATGTCGCGGCGGCCACCTCCCAAGATATCCCGGTGATCCACTGCATCAGAAACGCGGAGGCGACATCAGATTTCGCGATCGGACTCATGCTCTGCGAGACGCGCAACATAGCGCGCGGACATGCAGCTCTCAAGGCGGGAGAGTGGCGAAAGGACTACGTGAACAGTGGCTACACCACTTCGCTTTCCGAGATGACCCTCGGGCTCGTCGGTCTGGGCCATATCGGAAGCCTCGTGGCGAGAAAGGCTGTCGGTTTGGGGATGCGACGTGTGATTGCATGCGACCCCTATCTCGATCAGGCGCGTCTTGACGCGCAGGGGCTCGATGTGAAGCTACTCAGTGAGCGGGAGCTTTTCGCCGGGGCAGATATCGTGAGCCTGCACCTGCGCCTTACACCTGAGACAGATGGGTGCATCGGGGCGCAGCAGATAGGCCTCATGAAGTCGACAGCCTATCTTGTGAACACCTCGCGCGCCGGTGTACTGGACAAGGCGGCGCTCATCGCGGCTCTCGTCGAGCACCGCATCGGCGGTTGCGCCCTGGATGTGTTCTGGGACGAGCCTCTTGCCCCCGACGATCCCATTCTCGCCCTCGACAACGTCACCGTCACGCCGCATAACGCTGGCAACGTCGTCGACGCGCTTCCGAAAAGCCCGATCCTGCTCGCGAAGAAGATCCAGCAGTACTGGCAGACGGGCACAAGCGACATGGTCGTCAACCTAGAGCAAATCGGCTCGAAGCGAACGGACTGA
- a CDS encoding NAD(P)/FAD-dependent oxidoreductase, translating into MLEISQIAVALDAAVGEAACLEAARRAAFDLLGLEPSDVVDFELRRRSIDARRRRDVHIVLSVALRLREDIDETAVLAHLDPCTRGRVRIAQTEQAASPARESRAGWDGWAARYPQKPSSPRSAEAGLNRRADRPVVVGAGCAGLFAALSLAEAGLEPLVIERGGDARARAAAIGRFYRTAVLDTSSNIQFGLGGAGTFSDGKLSTGTRSPTHRLILETLVAAGSPAEILWDAKPHIGSDLLPGIVERIATRIRKLGGEVRFGCRLTDIVCENAPSERVVRAIEVEQRSETGGGAERAADPRMDGRLEREGDSRTGDSRDKVSETCERIRCNRLILACGHSARDVFELLRDRGFDLERKTFAMGVRIEHRQSAIDRALFGRAAGHPALGPGSYRLAVHPAGSRSVFTFCMCPGGEVVAAASEKGGVVTNGASRFSRGGENANSALLANIFPADMGGDDPLAGVALQRRCERTAFELGGGAYRAPAQLVGDFLRGAASEAGGSVKPTYPLGVRWTQIDPALPACVISALRAGLGQLGRRLSGFDAEDAVLCGVETRSSSPVRITRDDALQALGVTGVFPSGEGAGYAGGIMSAAADGIRCAEALIASL; encoded by the coding sequence ATGCTTGAGATATCCCAGATCGCGGTGGCACTCGACGCAGCCGTCGGAGAGGCGGCCTGTCTCGAAGCGGCCAGACGCGCCGCCTTTGACCTGCTCGGTCTGGAACCATCGGACGTCGTCGACTTCGAGCTGCGCAGACGATCGATCGACGCGCGCAGACGCCGCGATGTACATATAGTCCTGAGCGTAGCGCTGCGCCTGCGCGAGGACATCGACGAGACGGCTGTGCTCGCGCATCTTGATCCATGCACCCGCGGACGCGTCCGGATCGCGCAGACGGAGCAGGCCGCGTCTCCTGCTCGGGAATCACGTGCCGGATGGGACGGTTGGGCAGCGCGATACCCGCAGAAACCGTCATCCCCTCGGTCTGCAGAAGCCGGCCTCAATCGGCGCGCAGATCGACCGGTCGTGGTCGGAGCGGGCTGCGCGGGCCTGTTCGCCGCGCTCTCCCTGGCCGAGGCGGGGCTCGAGCCGCTCGTGATCGAGCGCGGAGGCGATGCTCGTGCGCGCGCGGCGGCGATCGGCCGCTTTTATCGCACCGCCGTGCTGGATACCTCGAGCAACATCCAGTTCGGCCTCGGCGGCGCCGGCACGTTCTCCGACGGCAAGCTCTCCACGGGTACCCGGAGCCCCACGCACCGTCTCATCCTGGAGACGCTGGTTGCAGCCGGTTCGCCCGCAGAGATCCTATGGGACGCCAAGCCGCACATCGGCTCCGATCTTCTGCCCGGCATCGTCGAGCGCATCGCGACACGCATCCGCAAGTTGGGTGGCGAGGTGCGCTTCGGCTGCCGGCTCACTGATATCGTCTGCGAGAACGCACCGAGCGAGCGGGTCGTTCGCGCCATCGAGGTCGAGCAGAGGTCCGAGACGGGCGGGGGCGCCGAGCGCGCGGCGGATCCTCGGATGGACGGTCGTCTTGAGCGCGAGGGCGACTCTCGGACGGGCGACAGTCGCGACAAGGTGTCTGAGACCTGCGAGCGAATCCGCTGCAACCGGCTCATCCTGGCGTGCGGGCACTCGGCACGCGATGTCTTCGAGCTGCTTCGGGACCGGGGATTCGATCTCGAGCGCAAGACGTTCGCCATGGGCGTGCGCATAGAGCATCGCCAGAGCGCCATCGATCGCGCCCTGTTCGGCCGCGCCGCCGGCCATCCCGCGCTCGGTCCCGGTTCCTACCGGCTCGCCGTGCACCCGGCCGGCAGCCGCAGCGTGTTCACCTTTTGCATGTGTCCCGGCGGCGAAGTCGTGGCGGCGGCATCAGAAAAGGGAGGCGTCGTCACCAACGGGGCCAGCAGATTCAGTCGAGGCGGCGAGAACGCCAACTCCGCGCTGCTCGCCAACATCTTTCCCGCCGACATGGGCGGCGATGATCCGCTTGCCGGCGTCGCGCTGCAACGCAGATGCGAGCGGACAGCCTTCGAGCTGGGCGGAGGCGCATATCGGGCCCCCGCTCAGCTCGTCGGAGACTTTTTGCGCGGGGCTGCGAGCGAGGCCGGCGGGAGCGTGAAGCCGACCTACCCCCTGGGGGTGCGCTGGACGCAGATCGACCCAGCGCTGCCCGCCTGCGTCATCAGCGCATTGAGAGCCGGTCTGGGCCAGCTCGGGCGCCGACTTTCGGGCTTCGACGCCGAGGATGCGGTGCTGTGCGGCGTCGAGACGCGCTCGAGCTCGCCGGTGCGCATCACCCGTGACGATGCGCTGCAGGCGCTCGGGGTGACAGGCGTCTTTCCCAGCGGCGAGGGCGCCGGCTACGCCGGCGGAATCATGAGCGCCGCGGCCGACGGCATCCGCTGCGCCGAGGCGCTCATCGCCAGTCTGTAG
- a CDS encoding NAD(P)/FAD-dependent oxidoreductase, with translation MIRPSHQRSTTTYDVTVVGGGASGLAAALAARRAGSRVAVLEHDVACGLSILATGNGRCNLAHVPLEAARYSNPDIAREVMGSSAETEIEAFLRSVGIVTVEVAGRLYPRSKRAESVRDALLGACEREGVELRAMHTLTRVEAREEMGWRLQARRPEAALDVHDDRDLKRWLRCERRALSAAALQEVQLSARQIVVAVGGQSAEIARRFGLPHEEETPMLCPIACDLPGAAGTRAALDGLRVDATLTLMRAGAPVWRETGEVLFRRYGISGIAAFNLSRRIRPGDVIEIDLFADVDEADLARAMARREAAVGPLARGGISWFDGMLARPLAALIMPGAGTTPLSCARACKHIALAVTGTADERCAQVRRGGIPLSAVEVPDLTVSPELADGIAVCGEALDMDADCGGYNLAWAWLSGLRAGTAAGRAALRRERGAAAVSPLEAQEPPRARHAAAGGLDA, from the coding sequence ATGATACGGCCATCTCATCAGCGCTCAACCACGACCTATGACGTCACGGTGGTCGGCGGCGGGGCCTCGGGACTCGCCGCGGCCCTGGCGGCCCGCCGCGCCGGCAGCCGGGTCGCGGTGCTCGAGCACGACGTCGCCTGCGGGCTTTCGATTCTGGCCACGGGCAACGGCCGGTGCAACCTCGCGCACGTCCCGCTCGAGGCCGCGCGCTACAGCAACCCCGACATCGCACGCGAGGTCATGGGGTCCTCGGCGGAAACCGAGATCGAGGCGTTTCTCCGCTCGGTGGGCATCGTGACCGTCGAGGTCGCCGGGCGGCTGTATCCGCGCAGCAAACGGGCCGAATCGGTCCGCGACGCCCTGCTGGGAGCCTGCGAGCGGGAGGGCGTCGAGCTGCGCGCCATGCACACCCTGACCCGCGTTGAGGCCCGCGAGGAGATGGGGTGGAGGCTGCAAGCGCGCAGACCTGAGGCCGCGCTCGACGTGCACGATGATCGCGATCTGAAAAGATGGCTGCGCTGCGAGCGCAGAGCGCTGTCGGCGGCGGCGCTGCAGGAGGTTCAGCTGAGCGCGCGCCAGATCGTGGTCGCCGTCGGCGGACAGAGCGCCGAGATCGCCCGACGATTCGGTCTGCCTCATGAAGAAGAGACGCCCATGCTCTGTCCGATCGCCTGCGATCTGCCGGGGGCCGCCGGTACGCGCGCCGCTCTCGACGGGCTGCGGGTCGACGCGACGCTCACCCTGATGCGCGCGGGCGCGCCGGTGTGGCGCGAGACCGGCGAGGTGCTGTTCCGTCGCTACGGCATCTCGGGCATCGCTGCGTTCAACCTGTCACGGCGGATCCGACCGGGTGATGTCATCGAGATCGACTTGTTCGCCGACGTCGACGAGGCCGATCTGGCGCGCGCGATGGCAAGGCGCGAGGCGGCCGTGGGACCGCTCGCGCGAGGCGGTATCTCTTGGTTCGACGGCATGCTCGCCCGCCCTCTCGCCGCGCTCATCATGCCCGGCGCGGGGACCACGCCGCTGAGCTGCGCGCGGGCATGCAAGCATATCGCCCTTGCGGTCACCGGTACCGCCGATGAGCGCTGCGCCCAGGTCCGGCGAGGGGGCATCCCCCTGTCGGCTGTCGAGGTGCCCGATCTGACGGTTTCACCCGAGCTGGCAGACGGCATCGCCGTCTGCGGTGAGGCGCTCGACATGGACGCGGACTGCGGTGGCTACAACCTGGCGTGGGCGTGGCTGTCCGGTCTGCGCGCGGGGACGGCGGCGGGGCGAGCCGCCCTCCGGCGCGAGCGTGGAGCGGCAGCCGTCTCCCCGCTCGAAGCGCAGGAGCCGCCGCGAGCGCGACATGCGGCAGCGGGCGGCCTCGATGCTTGA
- a CDS encoding helix-turn-helix domain-containing protein: MDRITDKTASVNVIFQSSVSLSPLSSVFILNVKAASTSARLAAFGLKVTNANATKGDEQMEMIAEQVRLWLSKDGNSMDALAGKLNLSSADLQKKLSGKSEWYWSQVLTISEVLGCRLEDLR, translated from the coding sequence TTGGATCGCATCACTGACAAGACAGCCTCTGTAAACGTCATATTTCAGTCCTCCGTATCTTTGTCGCCGCTTAGTAGCGTATTCATTCTAAATGTAAAAGCTGCATCCACTTCTGCAAGATTGGCAGCGTTTGGCTTAAAAGTTACTAATGCAAATGCAACTAAGGGAGATGAGCAGATGGAAATGATTGCGGAGCAAGTTCGCCTCTGGCTGTCGAAAGACGGGAACAGCATGGATGCTCTCGCAGGCAAGTTGAATCTCAGCTCAGCAGATCTGCAAAAGAAACTCTCAGGAAAATCAGAGTGGTATTGGTCACAGGTGCTCACGATTTCTGAGGTCCTCGGCTGTCGTCTCGAAGATCTCCGATGA